The following proteins are co-located in the Bordetella bronchialis genome:
- a CDS encoding GNAT family N-acetyltransferase → MAIHPDPNGIPLQANGLLSSPCSMTPPNTQTAVVHDAANHRFTTHVDGYEGYVEYDMDGDVLVILHTIVPAEIGGRGIGAALTAAVLRHAREHVLKIRPVCSYASAYMQRHPEYADLLAPGVSDLG, encoded by the coding sequence ATGGCCATTCATCCCGATCCGAACGGCATTCCGCTTCAGGCGAATGGCCTCCTTTCCAGCCCGTGCTCCATGACGCCCCCAAACACACAGACCGCGGTAGTCCACGATGCAGCCAACCATCGATTCACCACGCATGTGGATGGATATGAAGGCTACGTCGAATACGACATGGATGGCGACGTCCTGGTCATCCTGCACACCATCGTGCCGGCCGAAATCGGCGGCCGTGGCATCGGGGCCGCGCTGACGGCCGCGGTACTCCGCCATGCCCGCGAACATGTGCTGAAGATACGCCCCGTTTGCTCTTACGCCAGCGCTTACATGCAGCGCCATCCAGAGTACGCGGACCTCCTGGCCCCTGGCGTATCCGATCTTGGCTGA
- a CDS encoding YchJ family protein — translation MLADAALPCPCGTGRPYGKCCGMWHAGPRHLQAPDAQALMRSRYSAYVLDLVEYVRDTWHPDTRPPHIDPNPPGLKWLGLEVKRHVVQDDTHALVEFVARSRLQGKGQRMHETSRFVKENGRWFYVDGVVD, via the coding sequence ATCTTGGCTGACGCTGCCCTGCCATGCCCGTGCGGCACCGGCCGGCCCTACGGAAAGTGCTGCGGCATGTGGCACGCGGGCCCGCGCCATCTCCAGGCGCCCGACGCCCAAGCGTTGATGCGGTCACGGTACAGCGCCTATGTACTGGACTTGGTCGAATATGTGCGCGACACGTGGCATCCGGACACACGGCCGCCGCATATCGATCCGAATCCTCCCGGCTTGAAATGGCTGGGGCTCGAGGTCAAGCGCCACGTCGTCCAGGACGACACGCATGCCCTGGTCGAATTCGTCGCCCGCAGCCGGCTACAAGGCAAAGGGCAGCGCATGCATGAAACCAGCCGCTTCGTGAAGGAGAACGGACGCTGGTTTTATGTCGACGGCGTCGTGGATTAG
- a CDS encoding carboxymuconolactone decarboxylase family protein produces the protein MTSPRLPRVPLLEPAQMSPEQKRIHDVIASGPRGQVRGPLAVWLHRPAMAEHAQALGQYCRYETSLPTRLSEWAILIMARHWRSEYEWWTHKPRALQAGVGEAMIAALRDGAPVPYAHTDEALVHEFLNVLHETRRTPQELYDRIVHVLGESGVIDLVSIAGYYTLIAMTLGAFDIRPPEDVPVELRG, from the coding sequence ATGACTTCCCCCCGTTTGCCTCGCGTTCCCTTGCTGGAACCCGCGCAGATGAGTCCCGAGCAGAAGCGCATCCATGATGTGATCGCTTCCGGGCCCCGTGGGCAGGTGCGCGGACCGCTGGCCGTGTGGCTGCACCGCCCCGCCATGGCGGAGCATGCCCAGGCGCTGGGACAATATTGCCGCTACGAGACCAGCCTGCCGACCCGCCTGTCGGAGTGGGCCATTCTTATCATGGCGCGCCATTGGCGGTCGGAGTACGAATGGTGGACCCACAAGCCGAGAGCCCTGCAGGCCGGGGTAGGCGAGGCGATGATCGCCGCCTTGCGGGACGGCGCGCCGGTGCCCTACGCGCATACCGACGAAGCGCTCGTCCACGAGTTTCTGAACGTACTGCATGAAACCCGGCGCACACCGCAGGAACTCTATGACCGCATCGTCCATGTACTGGGCGAGTCGGGGGTGATCGATCTGGTGAGCATCGCCGGATACTACACACTGATCGCGATGACGCTGGGCGCCTTCGATATCCGGCCGCCAGAGGACGTTCCCGTGGAACTGCGCGGCTAG
- a CDS encoding LysR substrate-binding domain-containing protein produces the protein MPRLPLNTLPVFRAVAETQNLRAAADALHLTHSAVSQQIRLLETRLGHDLFDRRGRRVVLNAAGTALLHSVQAALTLLDDGVQAAAAAAGTSEQRLRISVLPSFAQRWLLPRMARWRARHPDIALEIETSQQLADLRRDGFHAALRQGQGEWPGLASERLFDASMAMIAVASPAIARRLAGAPPRAYLDEPLLGESRLWEHWFAAAGLRCDVSPVAVFNDAGLLLSAVEQGLGLAVVRELLAADALRDGHLVRLSPIAIEYEGSRAYHLVYPPALRDWPPLAALRTWIHEELERSRTELGAAFNPRQAADRS, from the coding sequence ATGCCGCGATTGCCCCTGAATACCCTGCCCGTCTTTCGCGCCGTCGCCGAAACCCAGAATCTGCGCGCGGCCGCCGATGCGCTGCACCTGACGCATAGCGCCGTCAGCCAGCAGATCCGTCTGCTGGAAACGCGTCTGGGGCACGATTTGTTCGACCGGCGTGGCCGGCGCGTGGTGCTGAATGCCGCGGGAACGGCCTTGCTGCATAGCGTGCAGGCCGCGCTGACCCTGCTGGACGATGGCGTGCAAGCAGCCGCGGCCGCGGCCGGCACATCGGAGCAGCGCCTGCGGATCAGCGTGCTGCCATCGTTCGCGCAGCGCTGGCTGTTGCCCCGCATGGCCCGTTGGCGCGCACGCCATCCCGATATCGCCCTGGAAATCGAGACCTCGCAGCAGTTGGCCGATCTGCGGCGCGACGGCTTCCACGCCGCTTTGCGGCAGGGCCAGGGAGAGTGGCCGGGCCTGGCCTCGGAACGCTTGTTCGATGCCTCCATGGCCATGATCGCCGTGGCCTCCCCCGCTATTGCGCGGCGGCTCGCGGGGGCGCCGCCGCGAGCGTACCTGGATGAGCCGCTGCTGGGAGAAAGCCGCCTGTGGGAACACTGGTTCGCCGCGGCGGGACTGCGTTGCGATGTCAGCCCGGTCGCGGTATTCAATGATGCCGGCCTGCTGCTTTCGGCCGTGGAGCAAGGCCTCGGCCTGGCGGTGGTGCGGGAGCTGCTGGCCGCCGATGCCTTGCGCGATGGACACCTGGTGCGGCTGTCGCCGATTGCCATCGAATATGAAGGCAGCCGCGCCTATCACCTGGTGTATCCGCCCGCCCTGCGCGACTGGCCGCCCCTGGCGGCGCTCAGGACATGGATCCATGAAGAGCTGGAGCGCTCCCGGACGGAACTGGGCGCGGCATTCAATCCGCGCCAAGCAGCGGATCGCTCGTAG
- a CDS encoding glutathione S-transferase: protein MTPYDLWYWDGIPGRGEFVRLALEAGGIPYRDRAREPGGDTAIVRDMKTRDHHPPFAPPYLVGEGISVGQTANILLFLGEKHGLAPQDLAGRLWVHQIQLTIADLVAEAHDVHHPISASLYYEDQKKEAARRAGHFREERMPKFLAWFERILVHEGLWLAGGDKWTYADLSLFQLIDGLRFAFPKRMATLAGQYPKVRRLYERVAALPELQDYLSSDRRLPYGDGIFRHYPELDAS from the coding sequence ATGACACCTTACGACCTTTGGTATTGGGACGGCATTCCGGGTCGCGGCGAGTTCGTGCGGCTGGCGTTGGAGGCAGGCGGCATTCCATACCGGGATCGTGCGCGGGAACCCGGCGGCGACACGGCCATCGTCCGCGACATGAAAACCCGCGACCACCATCCGCCCTTCGCGCCGCCGTATTTGGTCGGCGAAGGGATATCCGTCGGCCAGACGGCCAATATCCTGCTATTCCTCGGCGAGAAGCATGGCCTGGCGCCCCAGGACCTGGCCGGCCGGTTGTGGGTGCACCAGATCCAGCTCACCATCGCTGACCTCGTGGCCGAGGCGCATGACGTCCATCACCCCATTTCTGCCAGCCTGTACTACGAAGACCAGAAAAAAGAGGCGGCGCGGCGGGCGGGGCACTTCCGCGAGGAACGCATGCCGAAGTTCCTCGCCTGGTTCGAACGCATTCTGGTCCATGAGGGGTTGTGGCTGGCTGGCGGCGACAAATGGACCTACGCGGATCTGTCGCTGTTCCAACTGATCGACGGACTGCGCTTCGCGTTTCCGAAGCGCATGGCGACGCTGGCGGGGCAGTATCCCAAGGTGCGGCGCCTGTACGAACGGGTCGCGGCCTTGCCGGAACTGCAAGACTACCTGTCCAGCGATCGCCGGCTGCCCTATGGCGATGGGATATTCCGGCACTATCCGGAACTCGACGCCAGCTAG
- a CDS encoding ABC transporter permease, translated as MSVGRFLLRLITGIALVLILGPIFVILLFAFSSADSLVFPPPGFSLRWFQAFFTIPEMRDAFVLSLWLAVVSATLAGGLGLLAAVYASRRRGWLSNLLQMLFMAPLVFPTIILGLALLLLYRTLGVGILPGLLIAHVVVCLPYAFRTIVAALQAFDTALEEAGQSLGAGPVKSFLLITMPIIWPALLSGWLFAFIVSFGELNAALFLTGPGIVTLPIEIFSYLQFQGSQLVVAAASALQVIMIILILVLAERIVGAGRIVQR; from the coding sequence ATGAGCGTCGGTCGATTCCTTTTGCGGCTGATCACCGGCATCGCGCTGGTCCTGATCCTGGGGCCTATTTTCGTCATTCTGCTCTTCGCCTTCAGCTCGGCCGACAGCCTGGTGTTCCCGCCGCCGGGCTTCTCCCTGCGCTGGTTCCAGGCCTTCTTCACGATTCCGGAGATGCGCGATGCCTTTGTGCTGAGCCTGTGGCTGGCGGTCGTGTCGGCGACGCTGGCTGGCGGCCTGGGCCTGCTCGCCGCCGTTTACGCCTCGCGCCGGCGCGGCTGGCTATCGAACCTGCTGCAAATGCTGTTCATGGCTCCGCTGGTCTTTCCCACCATCATCCTTGGCCTGGCGCTGCTGCTTCTGTATCGGACCCTGGGGGTCGGCATCCTGCCGGGGCTGTTGATCGCGCATGTGGTGGTGTGCCTGCCCTATGCCTTCCGCACCATCGTGGCGGCCCTGCAGGCCTTCGACACCGCGCTGGAAGAGGCGGGGCAAAGCCTGGGCGCGGGGCCGGTCAAATCCTTCCTGCTGATCACCATGCCGATTATCTGGCCCGCGCTGCTGTCGGGCTGGCTCTTCGCGTTCATCGTGTCCTTCGGCGAATTGAACGCCGCCCTGTTCCTGACCGGACCCGGCATCGTCACGCTGCCGATCGAGATTTTCAGTTATCTGCAGTTCCAGGGCAGCCAACTGGTGGTCGCCGCCGCCTCGGCCTTGCAGGTCATCATGATCATCCTGATCCTGGTGCTGGCCGAACGCATCGTCGGCGCCGGACGCATCGTCCAGCGCTAG
- a CDS encoding ABC transporter permease, which produces MSRVVTSAGVRGQGYDGRPWRLLPRTGLLWAVAAPPVLLLLVFFVLPLGYLLFISFMTNSQSSLYELQPTLRNYVEVATDPFYLLIIQRTLLATGVVLIACLLLGYPVALYASRLSPRGRMIMLLLMMFPLMVSNVVRAYGWVSILGRTGILSVTLREAGLTERPIQFLYSFEAVVVGLLTILLPFMVVSITNSLTAIDQRYTEAAQSLGAGPWQTFYRVTLPLSSPGVTSGLMLVTFLMLSAYVTIALLGGPRFKLLVSLVFDSAATFRWPRAAALSFVLLAIALAIAALVQMAMRPQRVQGKGP; this is translated from the coding sequence ATGAGCCGTGTCGTCACGTCGGCCGGCGTGCGCGGCCAGGGATATGACGGCCGCCCGTGGCGACTGCTGCCGCGCACCGGACTTCTATGGGCGGTGGCGGCGCCGCCGGTCCTGTTGCTGCTGGTCTTCTTCGTGCTGCCCCTGGGTTATCTGCTGTTCATCAGTTTCATGACGAATTCGCAGAGCTCGCTGTATGAGCTGCAGCCGACGCTGCGCAACTATGTGGAAGTCGCAACGGATCCCTTCTATCTGCTGATCATCCAGCGCACGCTCCTGGCCACCGGCGTGGTGCTGATCGCCTGCCTGCTGCTGGGATATCCGGTGGCCCTGTACGCGTCGCGGCTGTCGCCGCGCGGCCGCATGATCATGCTGCTGCTGATGATGTTTCCCCTGATGGTCAGCAACGTCGTGCGCGCCTATGGCTGGGTCAGCATCCTGGGCCGCACCGGCATCCTGAGCGTTACGCTGCGCGAGGCAGGCCTGACCGAACGGCCCATCCAGTTCCTGTATTCCTTCGAGGCCGTGGTGGTGGGGCTGCTCACGATCCTGCTTCCCTTCATGGTCGTATCGATCACGAATTCGCTGACGGCGATCGACCAGCGCTACACCGAGGCGGCGCAATCCCTGGGCGCCGGTCCCTGGCAGACCTTCTACCGTGTCACCCTGCCGCTTTCCAGCCCGGGCGTGACCTCCGGACTGATGCTGGTGACCTTCCTTATGCTGAGCGCCTACGTCACCATCGCGCTGCTGGGCGGTCCCCGTTTCAAGCTGCTGGTCAGCCTGGTGTTCGACAGCGCGGCCACCTTCCGCTGGCCCCGCGCGGCCGCCTTGTCCTTTGTATTGCTGGCCATCGCGCTGGCCATCGCGGCGCTGGTGCAGATGGCGATGCGGCCGCAAAGGGTACAGGGGAAGGGGCCATGA
- a CDS encoding ABC transporter ATP-binding protein, with the protein MSVASAAGDAATLDVRFDNVEKRFGAAVALHRLDLDIERGTFFSLLGPSGCGKTTTLRLIAGFEQPSHGDIYIRGKRVTGVPAHKRNFGMVFQSFALFPHLTVAENVAFGLKMRRVDASSIARRVADALDLVALGAFGQRYPRQLSGGQQQRVALARAIVFEPDVLLLDEPLSALDKLLREQMQVELRQLQRRLGTTTIFVTHDQEEALTMSDRVAVMKDGRIQQAGAPRDIYERPGTEFVATFLGASNILRGEVRGRDGDKLVVGLGGTCLAVDPPAGQGGAYAVGDAIRLALRPEKVRLDTRGALAATLKEVVYRGAQTHLYMDTEAGPVAAHLPNSGVTAMRLAPGAVVRLAWEDASVVALSPASAGDEASGDAMPRVAGMPLSTGEGRS; encoded by the coding sequence GTGAGTGTGGCAAGCGCGGCGGGCGACGCCGCTACCCTGGACGTGCGCTTCGATAATGTGGAAAAGCGCTTCGGCGCGGCGGTCGCCCTGCACAGGCTGGACCTGGATATCGAACGCGGAACGTTCTTTTCCCTGCTGGGCCCCAGCGGCTGCGGCAAGACCACCACACTGCGGCTGATCGCGGGTTTCGAGCAGCCCAGCCATGGCGACATCTACATCCGCGGCAAGCGGGTCACGGGTGTCCCGGCGCACAAGCGCAACTTCGGCATGGTGTTCCAGAGCTTCGCGCTGTTTCCGCACCTGACCGTGGCCGAGAACGTGGCCTTCGGCCTGAAGATGCGGCGCGTCGACGCGTCCAGCATCGCGCGGCGCGTGGCGGATGCGCTGGACCTGGTCGCCCTGGGCGCCTTCGGCCAGCGCTATCCGCGGCAGTTGTCCGGTGGCCAGCAGCAGCGCGTGGCCCTGGCGCGCGCCATCGTTTTCGAACCCGACGTGCTGCTGCTCGACGAGCCCCTCTCGGCGCTGGACAAGCTGCTGCGCGAACAGATGCAGGTGGAGTTGCGCCAGCTGCAGCGCCGGCTGGGCACCACTACCATTTTCGTCACCCACGACCAGGAAGAGGCGCTGACCATGTCGGACCGGGTGGCGGTAATGAAGGACGGCCGCATACAGCAGGCCGGCGCGCCGCGCGATATCTACGAGCGTCCCGGCACGGAATTCGTCGCGACTTTCCTGGGGGCCAGCAACATCCTGCGGGGCGAGGTGCGTGGCCGCGACGGCGACAAACTGGTGGTCGGCCTGGGCGGGACCTGCCTGGCGGTGGACCCGCCGGCCGGGCAGGGCGGGGCCTATGCCGTGGGCGACGCCATCCGTCTGGCCCTGCGTCCCGAGAAAGTGCGGCTGGACACGCGTGGCGCGCTGGCCGCCACGCTGAAAGAGGTGGTCTACCGTGGCGCGCAGACGCATTTGTACATGGACACCGAAGCCGGCCCGGTAGCTGCCCACCTGCCGAACAGTGGCGTGACCGCCATGCGCCTGGCGCCCGGAGCGGTGGTGCGGCTGGCGTGGGAAGACGCCAGCGTCGTCGCGCTGTCGCCGGCTTCGGCGGGCGACGAAGCAAGCGGGGACGCCATGCCGCGCGTCGCGGGTATGCCGCTATCCACGGGCGAGGGCCGCTCATGA
- a CDS encoding ABC transporter substrate-binding protein: MQRREFLKHSAVLAMGMAGAGRLSLASAQSSGSLAMMTWGGLWGNGMAQYVDAPFAKQTGYTITQDRGPTPVERVTKLKINLSNQPYDLVQLHDGVVPLAESQGVLETLDPASPNLSFLKDIPDRFKRPGWVAMIYSALGIVYNPKEVKNPPRSYADLWRPEFQGRIVLPEITHSIGPYVIPIGAMAAGKDPKDEKAGFDMLRKMVKLDPIWAKDTDTIMSSLQTGEAVVGLLYKSQTYTVREKGGQAEWVFPAEGAISYLAGTGIAKGTKHKALAEQYINMTLNPEYQTWVAKVFNYAGSNPAMLKLLSPEMQQRVQFSDAEVSRIIDLDQAFISSRRADWTDQWNRVINGA, from the coding sequence ATGCAGCGTCGCGAATTTCTGAAGCACTCGGCCGTCCTGGCCATGGGCATGGCGGGCGCCGGGCGGCTCTCGCTGGCGTCCGCGCAGTCATCGGGCTCGTTGGCGATGATGACCTGGGGCGGCTTGTGGGGCAACGGCATGGCGCAATACGTGGATGCGCCCTTTGCCAAGCAGACCGGCTACACGATCACGCAGGACCGCGGGCCCACGCCCGTCGAACGCGTGACCAAGCTCAAGATCAATTTGTCCAACCAGCCCTACGACCTGGTGCAACTGCATGATGGCGTGGTCCCGCTGGCCGAGTCCCAGGGCGTGCTGGAGACGCTGGATCCCGCCTCGCCCAACCTGTCCTTCCTAAAGGACATCCCGGACCGCTTCAAGCGCCCGGGCTGGGTCGCCATGATCTATTCGGCGCTGGGTATCGTCTACAACCCCAAGGAAGTGAAGAACCCGCCGCGCAGCTACGCGGACCTGTGGCGTCCGGAGTTCCAGGGGCGCATCGTGCTGCCCGAGATCACCCACTCCATCGGCCCGTATGTCATTCCCATCGGCGCGATGGCGGCCGGCAAGGACCCCAAGGACGAGAAGGCCGGCTTCGACATGCTGCGCAAGATGGTCAAGCTGGATCCCATCTGGGCCAAGGACACCGACACCATCATGAGCTCGCTGCAAACCGGCGAGGCGGTGGTGGGGCTGCTCTATAAATCGCAGACCTACACCGTGCGCGAGAAAGGCGGCCAGGCCGAATGGGTGTTCCCTGCCGAAGGCGCGATCTCCTACCTGGCCGGGACCGGCATTGCCAAGGGGACCAAGCACAAGGCCCTGGCCGAGCAGTACATCAATATGACGCTGAACCCGGAATACCAGACCTGGGTCGCGAAAGTGTTCAATTACGCCGGCTCCAATCCGGCCATGCTGAAACTGCTCAGCCCGGAGATGCAGCAACGCGTGCAGTTCTCGGACGCCGAGGTGTCGCGCATCATCGACCTGGACCAGGCATTCATTTCCTCCCGGCGCGCGGACTGGACCGATCAATGGAACCGCGTCATCAACGGCGCCTGA
- a CDS encoding DUF3772 domain-containing protein — MRFFALPPAFSFTALAARLLLALFLAITVLPVPGHAQAPSTSQEIDKALDAARKEMEALRKNLAEQTDDAELLRRRAAALDIQSKADAIAEKLAPVLTSVQARLTELGPAGDTGKEAHDVAAQRADLEKTRSTLDAQIKLARLLSVEGVQTAELVSTMRRSQFQARLGERRPSILATQFRNDLQDDLPRDLSRFDSLRDELVAAVAGTPAWVWMVLVLLAAAIIVASALAARVVRRFTATRVPAGRLRRSFHALLVVLVATLAPGLIGQLIYIGLDWQGQLPDATQALVSGFAGILCLGGYVTGLGLALLSPSRPSWRLPDIPDAIAEKMRWFPHVLGPLVVVVWVLDTLPVSVNASLSTAIAVNCLVAFLLIAVAAVGLVRLERARRAALRDPETGRAPPRRLSLLISVSVTWIVLAIALIAVLTGYVAFGNFAAKQVVWTLIVLSSAYLLVVLVDDFFMSVLGVSRREADGQERSQEPRIRDQAAVVLSGAARVLIGLIAFIMVLGQFAEGPVELLQRAEQLLNGLSVGQVQLRPAALVQGLLVLLGGLLAVRILKRWLIKRYLPTTTLDPGMQTSATTLFGYVGVVVAVGLALSALGIGLERVAWVASALSVGIGFGLQAVVQNFVSGLILLAERPVKVGDWVSLGGVEGDIRRINVRATEIQMSDRSTVIVPNSEFITKTVRNVTHANPLGLVQVKLPMPLGTDAAKAREIILSAFKDHEDVLDTPAPNVYLDGIDAGNLMFNATGYVGSPRQAYGTRSALLFEILQRLAAENIGLGKPPTMLVAAPPSLLPGISASAPSRPAGEPPAAEPGPARG, encoded by the coding sequence ATGCGTTTTTTCGCCTTGCCCCCTGCTTTTTCCTTTACCGCCCTGGCGGCGCGCCTGCTGCTGGCCTTGTTCCTGGCCATAACCGTGCTACCGGTGCCGGGCCACGCCCAGGCGCCTTCGACGTCGCAGGAAATCGACAAGGCCCTGGATGCCGCGCGCAAGGAAATGGAAGCCTTGCGCAAGAATCTCGCGGAGCAGACCGATGACGCGGAACTCCTGCGCCGGCGGGCCGCGGCCCTGGATATCCAGTCCAAGGCCGACGCCATCGCGGAAAAGCTGGCGCCTGTCCTGACTTCCGTACAGGCCCGCCTGACCGAACTGGGACCGGCTGGCGATACCGGCAAGGAAGCGCACGACGTCGCGGCGCAGCGCGCCGACCTGGAGAAGACCCGGTCGACGCTGGATGCGCAGATCAAGCTGGCCCGGCTGCTATCGGTCGAAGGCGTGCAGACCGCCGAACTGGTCTCCACCATGCGCAGGTCGCAGTTCCAGGCGCGGCTGGGCGAACGGCGGCCCTCTATCCTGGCCACGCAATTCCGCAACGACCTGCAGGACGACCTGCCGCGCGATCTCAGCCGCTTCGATAGCCTGCGCGACGAGCTGGTGGCCGCGGTGGCGGGCACGCCGGCGTGGGTGTGGATGGTGCTGGTGCTGCTGGCGGCGGCGATTATCGTGGCGTCCGCGCTGGCGGCCCGCGTCGTGCGCCGCTTCACGGCCACGCGCGTGCCGGCGGGCCGCCTGCGGCGCTCGTTCCACGCCCTGCTTGTCGTCCTGGTGGCCACCCTGGCGCCGGGCCTGATCGGGCAGCTGATCTATATCGGCCTGGACTGGCAGGGACAATTGCCGGACGCCACGCAGGCGCTGGTCTCCGGGTTCGCCGGGATCCTGTGCCTGGGGGGTTATGTGACCGGACTGGGCCTGGCGCTGCTCTCGCCGTCCCGGCCCTCCTGGCGGCTGCCGGACATTCCCGACGCGATCGCCGAGAAGATGCGCTGGTTTCCGCACGTGCTGGGGCCGCTGGTGGTCGTGGTATGGGTACTGGACACCCTGCCCGTTTCGGTCAACGCCAGCCTGAGCACGGCCATCGCCGTCAATTGCCTGGTGGCCTTCCTGCTGATCGCCGTGGCCGCCGTCGGGCTGGTGCGGCTCGAGCGCGCGCGCCGCGCGGCCTTGCGCGATCCGGAAACCGGCCGGGCGCCGCCCCGCCGGCTTTCGCTGCTGATCAGCGTCAGCGTGACCTGGATCGTACTGGCCATCGCGCTGATCGCCGTGCTGACCGGCTACGTCGCCTTCGGCAACTTCGCCGCCAAGCAGGTGGTGTGGACGCTGATCGTCCTGAGCTCGGCCTATCTGCTGGTGGTCCTGGTCGACGATTTCTTCATGTCGGTGCTGGGCGTCTCCAGGCGCGAGGCCGATGGCCAGGAACGCAGCCAGGAACCCCGCATCCGCGACCAGGCGGCCGTCGTGCTGTCCGGGGCGGCCCGCGTGTTGATCGGGCTGATCGCCTTCATCATGGTGCTGGGCCAGTTCGCCGAAGGCCCGGTGGAACTGCTGCAGCGCGCCGAGCAGCTGTTGAACGGCTTGTCCGTCGGCCAGGTGCAGCTGCGCCCGGCGGCCCTGGTGCAGGGCCTGCTAGTGCTGTTGGGCGGCCTGCTGGCCGTGCGCATCCTGAAACGCTGGCTGATCAAGCGCTATCTGCCCACCACGACGCTGGATCCGGGCATGCAGACATCCGCCACCACGCTGTTCGGCTACGTCGGCGTGGTGGTCGCGGTGGGCCTGGCGCTGTCGGCGCTGGGCATCGGGCTGGAACGGGTTGCCTGGGTCGCCAGCGCGCTGTCGGTGGGTATCGGTTTCGGCCTGCAGGCGGTGGTGCAGAACTTCGTCTCCGGCCTGATCCTGCTGGCGGAACGGCCGGTCAAGGTGGGCGACTGGGTGTCGCTGGGCGGCGTCGAAGGCGATATCCGCCGCATCAACGTACGCGCCACGGAAATCCAGATGAGCGATCGTTCCACCGTGATCGTGCCGAATTCCGAATTCATCACCAAGACCGTGCGCAATGTCACGCACGCGAACCCGCTGGGCCTGGTGCAGGTCAAGCTGCCCATGCCCCTGGGCACGGATGCCGCCAAGGCGCGCGAAATCATTCTTTCCGCCTTCAAGGACCACGAAGACGTGCTGGACACGCCCGCGCCCAACGTCTACCTGGACGGCATCGACGCCGGCAACCTGATGTTCAATGCGACCGGCTATGTCGGCTCGCCGCGGCAGGCCTACGGCACGCGCAGCGCGCTGCTGTTCGAGATCCTGCAACGGCTGGCGGCGGAAAACATCGGCCTGGGCAAGCCGCCCACCATGCTGGTGGCCGCGCCGCCGTCGCTGTTGCCGGGGATCTCGGCCAGCGCGCCGTCGCGTCCGGCGGGCGAGCCGCCCGCCGCGGAACCGGGCCCCGCGCGGGGATAG
- a CDS encoding NADP-dependent oxidoreductase, which produces MSVPSCTQIVLAARPQGAVRASDFRQETVPLAEPAEGQVQLQVLYLSLDPYMRGRMDERKSYAPPVPLGHAMEGESVGRVIATRHPDYAVGDIVLARTGWRSHANVAAAGLRKLDPAAAPVSTGLGVLGMPGFTAYSGLRFIGQPRTGETVVVAAASGPVGSLVGQLAQIQGARAVGIAGGARKCAHVKDELGFDAVVDHGDPDFPALLADACPDGIDVYFENVGGAVWQAVLPLLNKYARVPVCGLIAQYDGAPAQGPDRLPATMREVLSRSLTLRGFINTEFAAHYPDFLREVGEAVASGRIRYREDIVDGLENAPRAFMGMLKGANFGKLLVRVS; this is translated from the coding sequence ATGTCCGTCCCGTCCTGCACCCAGATCGTCCTGGCGGCGCGTCCGCAAGGTGCCGTGCGCGCCAGCGACTTCCGCCAGGAAACCGTGCCCCTGGCCGAACCCGCGGAAGGCCAGGTCCAGCTGCAGGTGCTTTATCTGTCGCTGGATCCCTACATGCGCGGCAGGATGGACGAACGGAAATCCTATGCACCGCCGGTGCCGCTGGGACATGCGATGGAGGGTGAATCCGTGGGCCGGGTCATCGCCACGCGCCATCCGGACTACGCCGTGGGCGACATCGTGCTGGCCCGCACCGGCTGGCGCAGCCATGCCAATGTGGCCGCCGCCGGCCTGCGCAAGCTGGATCCGGCCGCCGCGCCCGTCAGCACAGGCCTGGGCGTGCTGGGCATGCCCGGCTTCACCGCCTACAGCGGCCTGCGCTTCATCGGGCAGCCCAGGACTGGCGAAACGGTCGTGGTGGCGGCGGCCAGCGGACCGGTCGGCTCGCTGGTGGGACAGCTGGCGCAGATCCAGGGCGCACGGGCCGTCGGTATCGCTGGCGGGGCGCGGAAGTGCGCCCACGTGAAGGACGAATTGGGCTTCGACGCGGTCGTGGACCATGGCGATCCGGACTTCCCGGCGCTGCTGGCGGACGCCTGCCCGGATGGCATCGACGTGTATTTCGAGAATGTCGGCGGCGCGGTATGGCAGGCGGTATTGCCCCTGTTGAACAAGTATGCACGCGTACCCGTGTGCGGCCTGATCGCGCAGTATGACGGCGCCCCGGCGCAGGGACCGGACCGGTTGCCCGCCACCATGCGCGAGGTGCTCTCCCGCAGCCTGACGCTGCGCGGCTTCATCAATACCGAATTCGCCGCGCACTATCCCGACTTCCTGCGCGAGGTCGGCGAGGCGGTGGCCAGCGGCCGGATCCGCTATCGCGAGGATATCGTCGATGGCCTGGAAAACGCGCCGCGGGCATTCATGGGCATGCTGAAAGGCGCCAACTTCGGGAAGCTGCTCGTTCGTGTTTCCTGA